In Morganella morganii, the following are encoded in one genomic region:
- a CDS encoding helix-turn-helix domain-containing protein, with amino-acid sequence MTNTKNSVDINIGCKIKDARISAGMSGNDLAIKIGVSQQQVSRYESGQTPMTINTVIMIAHVLNVSVNELLSDYLSSEYSDIMLLMSNRNTEK; translated from the coding sequence ATGACGAATACAAAAAACAGCGTGGACATCAACATAGGTTGTAAAATTAAAGACGCGCGAATATCTGCCGGAATGTCCGGGAATGACCTTGCCATAAAGATTGGTGTCTCACAGCAACAGGTATCACGTTATGAATCCGGGCAAACGCCAATGACCATAAACACGGTTATAATGATTGCTCATGTGCTTAATGTCTCTGTAAATGAGTTACTGAGTGATTACCTTTCCTCAGAGTACAGTGACATCATGCTTTTAATGAGCAATCGTAATACAGAAAAATAG
- a CDS encoding DinI-like family protein — translation MLRIDVIFSRSQKEMMPPGTFEALEKEIDRKLRAQYPDMNVRIAWGTNAAMSVTGGKNDKDNKKIKEIVQEIFEDGSWVPETADASDDAEYFDK, via the coding sequence ATGCTCCGTATTGATGTTATTTTCAGCAGAAGCCAAAAAGAGATGATGCCGCCTGGCACATTTGAGGCGTTGGAAAAGGAAATAGACCGAAAGCTACGGGCTCAGTATCCGGATATGAACGTTCGTATTGCGTGGGGAACCAATGCGGCAATGTCAGTAACCGGCGGGAAAAATGATAAAGATAATAAAAAAATAAAAGAGATAGTGCAGGAGATTTTTGAGGATGGCAGTTGGGTGCCTGAAACGGCAGACGCTTCCGATGATGCAGAATATTTTGATAAATAA
- the yejM gene encoding LPS biosynthesis-modulating metalloenzyme YejM: protein MVTYRPKYGDKVSQMISWGHWFTLFNILLSLALSSRYLFISDWPDTLIGRIYAITSWLGHFSFLAFALYLLIVFPLTFVVMSQRLLRFLSAALGTAGLTLLLFDIGIYEQFRLHLNPVVWDLVVNPEQGEMARRWQFIFIAIPVIFLIEMLFGTWSWQKLRSLNRQKFGKPVAVVFITAFITSHIMYIWADANFYRPVTMQRYNLPVSYPMTARKFLERHGLLDSTSYEQQLLLHGDPTAQGVEYPINKLTYADNGSGYNLLLITLTSLSREDIDKAMPNLNRFAEESTQFTQHYSSEINPERAQFGLYYGISGTYYDGILNGRIPSALMTALSAQNYQSGFFSTEHFASPLFRYALLADYSLPPLRDGQDNNRTATASADVADRWSLWLKQTRKDQPWFALINLSTPLPDGHSAPDMTDIDNTLGTLIQDIRARGEWDKTVIVITAGAGHSMTKLQDNWVTDGKFNRDQLRVPLIIHWPDTPAQTISKLTAHPDIMATLMQRLLHVSNPPGEYTQGDDLFTTTRRKPRIFTGDNSNLVIIKPDSASLLTAQGKYQRFDENNEKIRNAKPDMAELLQVLTEQKRFIDTH, encoded by the coding sequence ATGGTAACGTATCGTCCGAAATACGGTGACAAAGTTTCCCAGATGATTAGCTGGGGACACTGGTTCACCCTGTTTAATATCCTGCTGAGTCTTGCACTCAGCAGCCGTTACCTGTTTATTTCTGACTGGCCGGACACGCTGATTGGCCGCATTTACGCCATCACCAGCTGGCTGGGACATTTCAGTTTCCTGGCATTCGCCCTCTATCTGCTGATTGTGTTCCCGCTCACCTTTGTGGTGATGTCACAACGGCTTCTGCGCTTTTTATCCGCTGCCCTCGGTACGGCCGGGCTGACACTGCTGCTGTTTGATATCGGCATCTATGAACAGTTCCGCCTGCATTTAAATCCGGTGGTGTGGGATTTAGTCGTGAACCCTGAACAGGGGGAAATGGCGCGGCGCTGGCAGTTTATCTTTATTGCGATCCCGGTTATCTTCCTGATCGAAATGCTGTTCGGCACCTGGAGCTGGCAAAAACTGCGCAGCCTGAACCGGCAAAAATTCGGTAAACCTGTTGCGGTGGTATTTATCACCGCCTTTATTACCTCTCATATTATGTATATCTGGGCGGATGCCAATTTCTACCGCCCGGTGACGATGCAGCGCTATAACCTGCCGGTCTCTTACCCGATGACCGCCCGCAAATTCCTGGAGCGTCACGGCCTGCTCGACAGCACCAGTTATGAGCAGCAACTGCTTCTGCACGGCGACCCGACCGCCCAGGGTGTTGAGTACCCGATCAACAAACTGACCTATGCAGACAATGGCAGCGGCTACAATTTGCTGCTTATCACCCTCACCTCACTGAGCCGGGAAGATATTGATAAGGCAATGCCGAACCTGAACCGGTTTGCAGAGGAAAGCACGCAATTCACACAGCACTACAGCAGTGAAATTAATCCGGAACGGGCACAGTTCGGGCTCTATTACGGCATCTCAGGTACCTATTATGACGGTATTCTCAACGGACGCATTCCGTCCGCACTGATGACGGCGCTGAGTGCACAGAATTATCAGTCAGGGTTCTTCTCCACAGAACACTTTGCCTCCCCGCTCTTCCGCTATGCCCTGCTGGCGGATTACAGCCTGCCGCCGCTGCGTGACGGACAGGACAATAACAGAACAGCTACCGCCTCTGCGGATGTGGCAGATCGCTGGTCACTCTGGCTGAAACAGACCCGCAAAGATCAGCCGTGGTTTGCACTAATTAACCTCAGCACACCATTACCGGATGGTCATTCCGCCCCGGATATGACAGATATTGATAACACGCTGGGCACACTGATTCAGGATATCCGTGCGCGCGGTGAGTGGGATAAAACAGTGATTGTCATCACCGCCGGTGCTGGTCACAGCATGACCAAATTACAGGATAACTGGGTCACCGACGGCAAATTTAACCGCGACCAGTTACGCGTGCCGTTGATTATTCACTGGCCGGATACCCCGGCACAAACCATCAGCAAACTGACCGCACATCCGGATATTATGGCTACCCTGATGCAGAGACTGCTGCACGTCAGCAATCCGCCGGGAGAATACACTCAGGGTGATGATCTGTTCACTACCACGCGGCGTAAACCTCGGATATTCACCGGCGATAACAGCAATCTGGTCATTATCAAGCCGGATTCCGCATCACTGCTGACCGCTCAGGGTAAATACCAGCGCTTTGATGAGAATAATGAGAAGATCCGCAACGCCAAGCCGGATATGGCGGAATTACTCCAGGTTCTGACAGAGCAGAAACGCTTTATCGATACCCACTGA
- a CDS encoding YejL family protein, translating into MPQSSRYSDEHVEKLLAELVSVLEKNRTPTDLSLMVLGNMVTNLINTSVAPSQRAHIAESFARALQSSVSEDKAH; encoded by the coding sequence ATGCCGCAATCATCCCGCTACAGTGATGAACACGTTGAAAAGTTACTGGCTGAGCTGGTCAGTGTGCTGGAAAAAAACCGGACACCGACCGACCTTTCTCTTATGGTGTTAGGAAATATGGTGACCAATCTCATCAATACCAGTGTTGCGCCGTCACAACGCGCTCATATTGCTGAATCCTTCGCCCGCGCCCTGCAATCTTCCGTCAGTGAAGATAAAGCGCACTGA
- the yejK gene encoding nucleoid-associated protein YejK: MSLDIIQIALHQLIKRDEQTLEVVLRDTPLEKTAIVEEMMAELHRVYSAKSKAYGVFNEESELSEALRLQRQGEEEFHAFTRAATVRLKDELAKYPFAQGGVVLFAHYRYLAVEYLLVAVLDSCQSMLVNESLELNSTHYLDIPHADIIARIDLTEWETNPESSRYLTFLKGRVGRKVSDFFMDFLGAAEGFNAKIQNKGLLQALDDYCEEAQADKQERQSYRKQVFDYCTEQLQSGEEIQLTELSAELPPLGEQSFAQFTQQKEYGLEDSFPADRSTLRQLTKFAGSGGGLTINFDAMLLGERIFWDAATDTLTIKGTPPNLRDQLQRRGNKG; encoded by the coding sequence ATGAGTCTGGATATCATTCAGATTGCGTTGCATCAATTGATTAAACGCGATGAACAGACACTGGAAGTAGTGCTGCGGGACACACCACTGGAAAAAACCGCCATTGTTGAGGAAATGATGGCTGAGCTGCACCGGGTCTACAGCGCGAAAAGCAAAGCGTACGGTGTGTTTAATGAAGAGAGTGAGCTGTCAGAGGCGCTGCGTCTGCAGCGGCAGGGCGAGGAAGAGTTTCACGCTTTTACCCGTGCGGCAACCGTCCGCCTGAAGGATGAGCTGGCAAAATACCCGTTTGCCCAGGGCGGCGTGGTGTTATTTGCCCATTACCGCTATCTGGCGGTGGAGTATCTGCTGGTGGCGGTACTCGACAGCTGCCAGAGCATGCTGGTCAACGAGAGCCTGGAGCTTAACAGCACCCATTATCTGGATATTCCGCATGCGGATATTATCGCCCGTATTGACCTGACCGAATGGGAAACCAATCCGGAATCCAGCCGTTACCTGACCTTCCTCAAAGGCCGTGTCGGGCGCAAAGTTTCCGATTTCTTTATGGATTTCCTCGGTGCCGCTGAAGGCTTTAATGCCAAAATCCAGAACAAAGGCCTGTTACAGGCACTGGACGATTACTGCGAGGAGGCACAGGCGGACAAACAGGAGCGCCAGTCTTACCGCAAACAGGTGTTTGATTACTGCACGGAGCAATTACAGAGCGGTGAAGAGATTCAGCTGACAGAGCTGTCTGCGGAACTGCCGCCGCTGGGTGAGCAGAGTTTTGCGCAGTTTACTCAGCAAAAAGAGTACGGACTGGAGGATTCGTTCCCGGCCGATCGCAGCACATTACGTCAGCTGACAAAATTTGCCGGCAGCGGCGGCGGGCTGACCATTAATTTTGATGCGATGTTACTGGGGGAGCGGATTTTCTGGGATGCGGCCACGGATACTCTGACGATTAAAGGGACACCGCCGAATCTGCGGGATCAGTTACAGCGCCGTGGTAATAAAGGATAG
- the rplY gene encoding 50S ribosomal protein L25 — translation MLTINAELRKEQGKGASRRLRRANKFPAIVYGGNQEPVSIELDHDVLINQEAKPEFYEVLNLVIDGKETKVKVQAVQRHPFKPKLTHIDFLRA, via the coding sequence ATGTTAACTATCAATGCTGAATTACGTAAAGAGCAGGGTAAGGGTGCGAGCCGCCGCCTGCGTCGCGCAAACAAGTTCCCTGCTATCGTTTATGGTGGCAACCAGGAACCTGTTTCCATCGAACTGGACCACGACGTCCTGATCAACCAGGAAGCTAAACCAGAATTTTACGAAGTTCTGAACCTGGTTATCGATGGTAAAGAAACCAAAGTGAAAGTACAGGCTGTACAGCGTCATCCGTTCAAGCCAAAACTGACACACATCGATTTCCTGCGCGCTTAA
- the rsuA gene encoding 16S rRNA pseudouridine(516) synthase RsuA, which translates to MRLDKFLAHQMGISRNLVARELRAGMVTVDGAVVKNGALKVSAENEVAYDGNVMTHVTGPRYFMLNKPQGYVCSTDDPVNPTILYFIDEPVAHKLHAAGRLDIDTTGLVLMTDDGQWSHRITSPKHHCEKTYRVTLAEPVADTTAALFEQGVLLNGEQHPTKPAKLEIITPQDVRLTISEGRYHQVKRMFAAAGNHVDELHRERIGGIVLDDSLAPGEYRPLTDEEIQSVL; encoded by the coding sequence ATGCGATTAGATAAATTTCTTGCCCATCAGATGGGTATCAGCCGGAACCTTGTGGCCAGAGAGCTGCGTGCGGGGATGGTGACTGTGGATGGTGCGGTCGTGAAAAACGGCGCACTGAAAGTCAGCGCGGAGAACGAAGTGGCGTATGACGGCAATGTGATGACACACGTCACCGGGCCGCGCTACTTTATGCTGAATAAACCGCAGGGCTATGTCTGCTCAACGGATGACCCGGTTAACCCGACTATTCTTTATTTTATCGATGAGCCGGTTGCCCATAAACTGCATGCCGCCGGACGGCTGGATATTGATACCACCGGGCTTGTGCTGATGACTGACGACGGGCAGTGGTCGCACCGTATCACCTCACCGAAACATCATTGCGAGAAAACCTACCGCGTCACCCTGGCGGAGCCGGTGGCGGACACTACCGCAGCGCTGTTTGAGCAGGGTGTGTTACTTAACGGCGAACAGCACCCGACCAAACCGGCAAAACTCGAGATTATCACCCCGCAGGATGTGCGGCTGACGATTTCCGAAGGGCGCTATCACCAGGTCAAACGTATGTTTGCCGCTGCCGGTAACCATGTGGACGAACTGCACCGCGAGCGTATCGGCGGCATTGTGCTGGATGACAGCCTGGCGCCGGGGGAATACCGCCCGCTGACTGATGAGGAAATTCAGTCGGTTCTCTGA
- a CDS encoding Bcr/CflA family multidrug efflux MFS transporter, producing the protein MQVQRSAHFGLIFILGLLSMLMPLAIDMYLPSMPTIARDFGVTEGDVQMTLNSYLIGFAAGQLVYGPMADALGRKPVILGGTLIFALASAGCAMSQDIGTFIGMRGLHGFAAAAASVVINALMRDMFTKDEFSRSMSFVVLVMTVAPLLAPIMGGMMMLWFSWHAIFWTIMIAALIAALLVLFFIRETLPKERRQPFRLRIMLGQFVTLFRQKRVLCYMVASGFSFAGMFSFLSAGSFVYIQLYGLTELEFGYCFALNIVFLFIMTTINSRYVRRFGALNMLRTGLVVQLLAGCWLVLAASADLGFVALMIGVACYVGNIAMITSNAMAVILDDYPHMAGTASSLAGVLRFGIGAGVGAVVASFNMTTVWPMVGVMALCILIAASLVLYARRFA; encoded by the coding sequence GTGCAAGTGCAACGTTCGGCCCATTTCGGCCTGATTTTTATCCTGGGGCTGTTATCGATGCTGATGCCTCTGGCTATCGATATGTATCTGCCAAGCATGCCGACCATCGCCCGTGACTTTGGTGTCACTGAGGGCGATGTCCAGATGACACTCAACAGTTACCTGATCGGTTTCGCCGCCGGGCAACTGGTATACGGTCCGATGGCGGATGCGCTCGGCCGCAAGCCGGTGATCCTCGGGGGAACACTGATTTTCGCCCTGGCCTCCGCCGGGTGTGCGATGTCTCAGGATATCGGCACCTTTATCGGGATGCGCGGGCTGCACGGCTTTGCAGCGGCTGCGGCAAGTGTGGTGATCAACGCCCTGATGCGCGATATGTTCACCAAAGATGAATTCTCCCGCAGTATGTCGTTTGTGGTGCTGGTAATGACAGTGGCACCGCTGCTGGCACCGATCATGGGCGGTATGATGATGCTCTGGTTCAGCTGGCACGCGATTTTCTGGACCATCATGATTGCCGCGCTGATCGCTGCACTGCTGGTGCTGTTCTTTATCCGCGAAACCCTGCCGAAAGAGCGGCGTCAGCCGTTCCGGCTGCGGATCATGCTCGGCCAGTTTGTCACGCTGTTCCGCCAGAAGCGGGTACTGTGCTATATGGTGGCATCCGGTTTTTCATTTGCCGGGATGTTTTCGTTTTTATCCGCCGGGTCATTCGTTTACATTCAGCTTTACGGGCTGACGGAGCTGGAATTTGGTTACTGCTTCGCGCTGAATATTGTTTTCCTGTTTATTATGACCACCATTAACAGCCGTTATGTCCGCCGTTTCGGCGCACTGAATATGCTGCGCACCGGGCTGGTGGTGCAGTTGCTGGCCGGATGCTGGCTGGTACTGGCCGCATCCGCCGATCTCGGCTTTGTGGCGCTGATGATAGGTGTGGCCTGCTATGTGGGGAATATTGCCATGATCACATCAAATGCCATGGCGGTGATTCTGGATGATTATCCGCATATGGCCGGTACCGCCTCATCACTGGCCGGTGTGCTGCGGTTTGGTATCGGTGCGGGTGTCGGTGCGGTGGTAGCTTCATTTAACATGACAACGGTCTGGCCGATGGTCGGCGTGATGGCGCTCTGTATTCTGATTGCCGCTTCTCTGGTGCTGTACGCACGGCGTTTTGCCTGA
- the mepS gene encoding bifunctional murein DD-endopeptidase/murein LD-carboxypeptidase, with translation MVTSQPILRYITRIVPALIIAATLSACSTSPNSARQVQSETRTNSFILQASQDEFEQLVNNVDVKSKLMSQYASWKGVAYRLGGTTRSGIDCSAFVRQTFLDQFGMELPRSTAEQQSVGTSVKRAKLQAGDLVLFKTGKRQRHVGIYVGNDKFVHASTSNGVIVSNMTDKYWNNRYYDGRRLIK, from the coding sequence ATGGTCACATCTCAACCAATTCTGAGATATATCACCCGGATTGTTCCGGCATTGATTATCGCGGCGACATTGTCAGCATGCAGTACATCTCCAAATTCAGCCCGTCAAGTTCAATCTGAAACCCGTACAAACAGCTTTATCTTGCAAGCGTCTCAGGATGAATTCGAACAGTTAGTTAATAATGTTGATGTTAAATCCAAACTGATGTCTCAGTATGCCAGCTGGAAAGGCGTTGCTTACCGCCTCGGCGGCACCACCCGCTCCGGTATTGATTGCTCCGCATTTGTCCGTCAGACTTTCCTTGACCAGTTCGGTATGGAACTGCCGCGTTCAACCGCAGAGCAGCAGTCTGTCGGCACCAGCGTAAAACGCGCTAAATTACAGGCCGGCGACTTGGTGTTATTTAAAACCGGAAAACGTCAGCGCCATGTCGGTATTTATGTCGGCAATGACAAATTTGTCCATGCATCCACTTCAAACGGTGTTATCGTCTCAAACATGACGGATAAATACTGGAACAACCGTTATTACGACGGACGCCGTTTAATTAAATAA
- a CDS encoding phosphatase PAP2 family protein, giving the protein MAVQRITLPLFISLAGIMLFLSWYLPVDHGWWALPDHAVFRFFNTPLAGNHSLAVFIAVINNRAFDLAALLLMGLIYYAAFRKQDSDGKRRLVMAGVVMVISAVLINQAGQAIPFNRLSPTLELDAVHRVSDITGIFTKDASKSSFPGDHGLMLIIFAAFVWRYAGFRYFAAAVLLTIIFSLPRIMAGAHWFSDIMAGSLSLALITVPWILLTPLSDQCVNFLVRHMPRLSDITKKISH; this is encoded by the coding sequence ATGGCAGTACAACGCATCACACTTCCGCTTTTTATCAGCCTCGCCGGTATCATGCTGTTTCTTTCCTGGTACCTGCCGGTTGATCACGGCTGGTGGGCGCTACCTGACCATGCTGTTTTCCGTTTTTTCAATACCCCGCTCGCCGGTAATCATTCACTGGCTGTATTTATTGCGGTTATTAACAACCGGGCATTTGATCTGGCAGCACTCCTGCTGATGGGACTTATCTATTATGCGGCTTTCCGCAAACAGGACAGCGACGGTAAACGCCGTCTGGTAATGGCAGGTGTGGTGATGGTAATAAGTGCGGTACTGATTAATCAGGCCGGACAGGCAATTCCTTTTAACCGCCTCAGCCCGACACTGGAACTGGACGCTGTTCACCGTGTCAGCGATATCACCGGGATCTTTACAAAAGATGCCTCAAAAAGCAGTTTTCCGGGCGACCACGGGCTGATGCTGATCATTTTTGCCGCCTTTGTCTGGCGTTATGCCGGATTCCGTTATTTTGCGGCAGCAGTTTTGCTGACAATTATATTTTCTTTACCGCGGATAATGGCCGGTGCACACTGGTTCAGCGATATTATGGCCGGTTCGCTGTCACTGGCACTGATCACGGTTCCCTGGATTTTACTGACACCGCTGAGTGATCAGTGTGTAAATTTTCTGGTACGCCATATGCCCCGTTTATCCGATATTACAAAGAAAATTTCACATTAG
- a CDS encoding type 1 fimbrial protein, translating to MKKLQFFIAAAGLLMSSFAPATESKGQTASGVIIFHGAIVEGPCAMDFQTNDISSRCYRSGMKKERLNTQTITRNTRSVSDLIPANMGDAKLHWMDDSKLIAMVIVSYL from the coding sequence ATGAAAAAGCTACAGTTCTTTATCGCTGCTGCAGGCTTATTAATGAGCAGTTTTGCTCCGGCAACTGAAAGTAAAGGCCAGACAGCATCGGGTGTGATCATTTTTCATGGTGCGATTGTTGAAGGCCCTTGTGCAATGGACTTTCAGACCAATGACATCAGTTCCCGCTGTTACCGCTCCGGGATGAAAAAAGAGCGGCTGAATACCCAGACTATTACCCGTAATACCCGGTCAGTTTCTGATTTGATACCGGCCAATATGGGTGATGCAAAACTTCACTGGATGGATGACAGTAAGCTGATAGCGATGGTTATTGTCAGTTATCTTTAA
- a CDS encoding type 1 fimbrial protein has translation MNHLKAIFSGMLLSLSVITPGAAAGVSEGTILLFGSVVNAACEVSVPAAEQPQNSQPSFEYRCLRNGEPASVQDSIAEGELVQGRLPQSMGRTSYSVLNEERREAYLRVDYF, from the coding sequence ATGAATCATCTTAAGGCTATTTTCAGTGGTATGTTGTTAAGCTTGTCAGTTATCACACCGGGTGCGGCAGCCGGTGTCAGTGAAGGGACGATTCTGCTGTTCGGCAGTGTGGTGAATGCCGCCTGTGAGGTCAGTGTCCCGGCGGCGGAACAGCCGCAGAACAGTCAGCCGTCATTTGAATATCGCTGCCTGCGCAACGGAGAGCCTGCCAGTGTGCAGGACAGTATCGCTGAAGGTGAACTTGTGCAGGGGCGTCTGCCGCAGTCAATGGGGCGTACGTCTTACTCGGTGCTGAATGAAGAGCGCCGGGAAGCGTATCTGCGGGTGGATTATTTCTGA
- the yeiP gene encoding elongation factor P-like protein YeiP: MAKANEIKRGTAVSYNGKLLMVKDIDVQTPSARGASTLYKMRFTDVRTGQKVEERFKGDDIIETITLTRRAVQLSYVDGDEYVFMDDEDFTPYPMKKDQIEEELLFIPEEGLPGMQVLTMDGQVLALELPQTVDMEIVETTPGIKGASASARTKPATMPTGLVIQVPEYLSNGEKIRIHIAERRYMGRAD, translated from the coding sequence ATGGCAAAAGCCAATGAAATTAAACGCGGAACCGCAGTGAGCTATAACGGCAAGCTGCTGATGGTCAAAGATATCGATGTCCAGACGCCAAGTGCCCGCGGGGCCAGCACCCTGTATAAAATGCGTTTTACTGATGTCCGTACCGGTCAGAAAGTGGAAGAGCGTTTTAAAGGCGATGATATTATTGAGACCATTACCTTAACCCGCCGCGCTGTTCAGCTCTCTTATGTTGATGGTGATGAGTATGTCTTTATGGATGATGAAGACTTCACGCCGTATCCGATGAAAAAAGATCAGATCGAAGAAGAACTGCTGTTTATTCCCGAGGAAGGTCTGCCGGGTATGCAGGTACTGACAATGGATGGCCAGGTGCTGGCGCTGGAGTTACCGCAGACTGTCGATATGGAAATCGTTGAAACCACCCCGGGCATCAAGGGTGCATCCGCCAGTGCACGGACCAAACCGGCAACCATGCCGACCGGGCTGGTGATTCAGGTGCCTGAATACCTGAGTAACGGTGAAAAAATCCGCATTCATATCGCGGAACGCCGTTATATGGGCCGCGCGGATTAA
- the mtr gene encoding tryptophan permease — MSSDAITQTKRPSVLGGAMIIAGTAVGAGMFSIPVMTAGVWFTGSVLLLIYTWFCMYTSGLMILEANLNYPSGSSFHTITKDLLGNGWSVINGLSIAFVLYILTYAYISAGGSMLQENLAARGLNITPAMSGIFFAAVVAVIVWISTKAVDRLCTILIGGMVIAFVMSAGGMITEVKTAVLFNTQDPEARYLPYALVALPFLLTSFGFHGNVPGLVKYYRNDAKSVVRSLLIGSLISLVIYILWQLAAQGNVPRENFKQVIAEGGNITALLSQMKAAINSDTTVQLLNAFSYMALASSFLGVSLGLFDYIADFFKFKDNGTGRLKSAVFTFVPPAILAVLYPDGFLYAIGYAGLAATIWAVIVPALMAKATRRRFPQAAYRVPGGNAMIIFIILFGLLNAVTHILSMMDLLPVYR, encoded by the coding sequence ATGAGCAGCGACGCAATAACACAAACCAAACGCCCTTCCGTCCTGGGCGGTGCCATGATTATCGCCGGTACCGCTGTCGGTGCAGGCATGTTTTCCATCCCTGTAATGACAGCGGGTGTCTGGTTTACCGGCTCCGTTCTGCTGCTGATTTACACCTGGTTTTGTATGTATACCTCCGGGCTGATGATCCTCGAGGCAAACCTCAATTATCCGTCAGGCTCCAGCTTTCACACCATTACCAAAGATCTGCTGGGTAACGGCTGGTCAGTAATTAACGGGCTCTCCATCGCCTTTGTGCTCTATATTCTGACTTATGCATATATCTCGGCCGGTGGTTCGATGTTACAGGAGAACCTGGCAGCACGCGGACTCAATATCACCCCGGCGATGAGCGGGATTTTCTTTGCTGCCGTGGTGGCCGTGATTGTCTGGATTTCCACCAAAGCCGTTGACCGTCTGTGCACCATTTTAATCGGCGGGATGGTGATTGCATTTGTGATGTCCGCAGGCGGCATGATCACGGAAGTGAAAACCGCGGTATTATTTAACACACAGGACCCGGAAGCCCGCTATCTGCCGTATGCACTGGTAGCGCTGCCGTTCCTGCTGACCTCATTCGGCTTCCACGGTAACGTGCCGGGTCTGGTGAAATATTACCGTAATGACGCGAAATCCGTCGTGCGCAGTCTGCTTATCGGCTCCCTGATTTCACTGGTGATCTATATCTTATGGCAGCTGGCCGCCCAGGGTAACGTCCCGCGTGAAAACTTTAAGCAGGTTATCGCGGAAGGCGGCAATATCACCGCGCTGTTAAGCCAGATGAAAGCCGCTATCAACAGTGACACTACGGTGCAGTTACTCAATGCCTTCAGTTATATGGCGCTGGCCAGCTCCTTCCTCGGGGTGTCGCTGGGACTGTTTGACTACATCGCTGACTTCTTTAAGTTTAAGGATAACGGCACCGGACGCCTGAAATCCGCCGTGTTTACCTTTGTTCCGCCGGCGATTCTGGCAGTGCTGTACCCGGACGGGTTCCTGTATGCCATCGGTTATGCCGGGCTGGCAGCAACCATCTGGGCGGTGATTGTCCCGGCGCTGATGGCAAAAGCCACCCGCCGCCGCTTCCCGCAGGCAGCCTACCGTGTGCCGGGCGGCAATGCGATGATCATCTTTATCATTCTGTTCGGGCTTCTCAACGCCGTCACACATATTTTATCCATGATGGATCTCCTGCCGGTTTACCGCTGA
- a CDS encoding nucleotide triphosphate diphosphatase NUDT15 has product MSVVVGTGVVIVNSKGEVLLGKRSGKHAPYWSIFGGHVDPGETFEACAIREIQEEIGITLTDPKVIGLCNNLETYRAEGKHTVSVCLLAHYDSDTLPVIREPDKFDGIIWCSPDNLPEPHFEASRNAIHLWQTNQFYLTK; this is encoded by the coding sequence ATGTCAGTCGTCGTTGGTACCGGGGTGGTTATTGTCAACAGCAAAGGTGAAGTGCTGCTGGGTAAACGCAGCGGCAAACATGCGCCATACTGGTCCATTTTCGGGGGACATGTTGATCCCGGTGAAACCTTTGAAGCCTGCGCTATCCGTGAAATTCAGGAAGAGATCGGCATTACCCTTACTGACCCGAAGGTTATCGGTCTGTGCAATAACCTGGAAACATACCGGGCGGAAGGCAAGCACACGGTATCAGTCTGCCTGCTGGCACACTATGACAGCGATACGCTGCCGGTGATCCGGGAGCCGGATAAATTTGACGGCATTATCTGGTGCTCTCCGGATAATCTGCCCGAACCGCATTTTGAAGCCAGCCGCAACGCCATTCATCTGTGGCAGACCAATCAGTTTTATCTGACAAAATAA